From Verrucomicrobiia bacterium, the proteins below share one genomic window:
- a CDS encoding UbiA family prenyltransferase has product MSPRPERILSQNWTISSWKRDIGQVLSSIVKFARVRIIATCLALVFLGSAAADDLTWKTLLAFVLIVAFTIHANSINDYADRDIDAINLKDATDRPLVSKDITSAQFWGIHFGSALALGLAAFYGWRAVFLTLAILFIDYIYSLKPLRVTDRTFAAPLLLAGAYTYYSFSLGFWSVESAQPYPWLLTAGLALGFVARLLLKDFRDVRGDKRHGKITFLLRFGPRITTAVSGLFWIVAMAAVVAATSFASGVLVPLALGSVMVCAWLYELAGVRNVDDQQKLVVVIARAANVAIITLLAYLLCWQRTDLSALELQAIPLATGVALLGFNWLQNRKELHVKTN; this is encoded by the coding sequence ATGTCTCCTCGTCCAGAACGAATTCTGTCTCAAAACTGGACAATTTCGTCCTGGAAGAGAGATATTGGACAGGTCCTTAGTTCCATAGTCAAATTTGCAAGGGTCAGAATAATAGCTACCTGTCTTGCGCTTGTCTTCTTGGGTAGTGCTGCAGCAGATGACCTTACCTGGAAAACGCTCCTGGCTTTTGTGCTCATAGTGGCCTTTACCATTCATGCCAATTCCATCAACGACTATGCCGACCGCGACATTGACGCAATAAACCTCAAGGATGCCACAGACCGACCGCTTGTCTCAAAAGACATTACCTCTGCTCAGTTTTGGGGTATTCATTTTGGCAGTGCCCTTGCATTGGGGCTAGCTGCCTTCTATGGCTGGCGTGCGGTGTTTTTGACCCTGGCGATACTTTTCATAGACTATATCTACTCGCTCAAGCCGCTGCGGGTAACAGATCGCACTTTTGCAGCGCCGTTGCTATTGGCTGGCGCGTACACCTATTATTCGTTTTCGTTAGGGTTTTGGTCAGTGGAAAGTGCCCAGCCGTATCCGTGGCTGCTCACGGCTGGCTTGGCTCTGGGTTTTGTGGCTCGGCTGCTACTGAAAGATTTCAGAGACGTAAGGGGTGATAAACGTCATGGCAAAATAACTTTTTTACTTCGGTTTGGTCCCCGAATAACTACGGCCGTGAGTGGCCTGTTTTGGATAGTGGCTATGGCAGCAGTGGTGGCTGCTACGTCATTTGCCTCTGGCGTGCTGGTGCCCTTGGCGCTTGGTTCGGTCATGGTATGTGCGTGGTTGTATGAACTTGCTGGCGTCCGGAATGTCGACGATCAGCAAAAACTGGTCGTTGTCATAGCGCGGGCCGCCAATGTCGCTATTATCACCTTGCTGGCATACTTGTTGTGTTGGCAACGAACAGACCTATCTGCTCTGGAATTGCAGGCCATTCCGCTGGCTACTGGGGTTGCGCTGCTTGGTTTTAACTGGCTGCAAAATAGAAAGGAATTACATGTCAAAACAAATTGA